A stretch of Pseudomonas taetrolens DNA encodes these proteins:
- the bcsA gene encoding UDP-forming cellulose synthase catalytic subunit, whose protein sequence is MSERWFPYTYLRREQNCTRFTAFILAVIQALGWVCLRLESPNWKALRAQRRRLYPHLIDKRPTIGDPLRYVIQTVWLLLVRPIEADPTRRLRRRRRLRSHVQAMLNVVLRPWELLSNSFEHLPAAIGPQVTQGSRWWSAVQWPLRKVLYIAIGVLAAVLIFICVTEPFGYLAQLVFVVLLWAIAMLVRRMPGRFPTLLLIALSVIVSCRYLWWRYTSTLNWNNTLDLVCGLILLLAETYSWMVLILGYIQTSWPLNRRPAQLPADTREWPVVDLLIPTYNEELSVTRGTVYAALGIDWPKDKLRIHLLDDGNRPSFKTFAEEVGINYIARTDNRHAKAGNLNHALTLIDGDLVAIFDCDHMPARSFLQLTVGWFLRDPKLALVQTPHHFLSPDPFERNLGTFRNRPNEGELFYGLVQDGNDMWNAAFFCGSCAIVRRSAIDEIGGFAVETVTEDAHTALRLHRNGWNSAYLRIPQAAGLATESLSAHIGQRIRWARGMVQIFRTDNPLLGKGLTIFQRICYTNAMMHFLVGLPRLVFLTAPLAFLLLHAYIIYAPAVMILLYVLPHMIHASLTNSRMQGAYRQTFWGEVYETVLAWYIARPTTVALFSPSRGKFNVTAKGGMMEENQFDWQTAKPYLVLSVLNVLGLGFAVWRIFTGPKDEIITILVSVLWVIYNLLIIGAAVAVAAEVRQVRHTHRVQTRLPGAIKLANGHSYPCELVDYSDGGVGLQVSQALQLSVGTPVSLILQRGTREFVFPGILTRSNELFMGLSFAQLPPEQKIEFVQCTFGRADAWLDHNSGFEADKPIQSLKEILALGVKGYYRLYEYLPEWIRQIAHPIVSVFQWLGSYLPRMPKASTPLISRPVSKS, encoded by the coding sequence ATGAGCGAGCGCTGGTTCCCTTATACGTATTTGCGACGCGAGCAGAACTGCACCCGCTTTACGGCTTTCATCCTGGCAGTGATTCAAGCCCTGGGCTGGGTATGCCTGCGCCTCGAGTCACCCAACTGGAAAGCCTTGCGTGCACAGCGGCGACGCTTGTATCCGCACCTGATCGACAAGCGTCCGACCATCGGCGACCCTCTGCGCTATGTGATCCAGACCGTCTGGCTACTGCTGGTCCGTCCGATCGAGGCTGATCCGACCCGCCGTTTGCGCAGGCGCCGACGCCTGCGCAGCCATGTGCAGGCCATGCTCAATGTGGTGCTGCGCCCGTGGGAGTTGCTGTCCAACTCCTTCGAGCACTTGCCCGCCGCCATCGGCCCGCAGGTCACCCAGGGTTCACGCTGGTGGAGCGCGGTGCAATGGCCTCTGCGCAAGGTCCTGTACATCGCCATCGGCGTGCTGGCCGCCGTGCTGATTTTCATCTGCGTGACCGAGCCGTTCGGCTATCTTGCACAGTTGGTGTTCGTGGTGCTGTTGTGGGCCATAGCAATGCTGGTCCGGCGCATGCCGGGGCGTTTTCCGACCTTGCTGCTGATCGCCCTGTCGGTCATCGTCTCGTGCCGTTATCTGTGGTGGCGCTACACCTCAACCCTGAACTGGAACAACACCCTGGATCTGGTCTGCGGCCTGATTTTGCTGCTGGCCGAGACGTATTCCTGGATGGTGCTGATCCTGGGTTATATCCAGACCTCCTGGCCATTGAACCGGCGTCCGGCCCAACTCCCCGCCGATACCCGCGAATGGCCGGTGGTCGACCTGCTGATTCCGACGTACAACGAGGAGCTCTCGGTAACCCGGGGCACGGTCTACGCTGCGCTGGGCATCGACTGGCCGAAAGACAAGCTGCGCATCCATTTGCTCGATGATGGCAACCGCCCCAGCTTCAAGACGTTCGCCGAGGAAGTGGGCATCAACTACATCGCCCGCACCGACAACCGCCACGCCAAGGCCGGCAACCTCAACCATGCGCTTACATTGATTGACGGCGACCTGGTGGCGATTTTTGACTGCGACCACATGCCCGCGCGTTCTTTCCTGCAGTTGACAGTGGGCTGGTTCCTGCGTGACCCGAAGCTGGCCCTGGTGCAAACGCCGCACCATTTTCTGTCGCCGGACCCTTTCGAGCGCAATCTGGGTACCTTCCGCAATCGACCCAACGAAGGCGAGCTGTTCTACGGCCTGGTGCAGGACGGTAACGATATGTGGAACGCGGCGTTCTTCTGCGGCTCATGCGCCATCGTACGACGCAGCGCCATTGACGAAATTGGCGGGTTTGCCGTCGAAACCGTCACCGAGGACGCCCACACGGCACTGCGCTTGCACCGCAATGGCTGGAACTCGGCGTACCTGCGCATCCCGCAGGCCGCGGGCCTCGCCACGGAAAGCCTTTCTGCGCATATCGGCCAGCGCATCCGCTGGGCACGCGGCATGGTGCAGATCTTCCGCACCGACAACCCGTTGCTGGGCAAGGGACTGACCATCTTTCAACGCATTTGCTACACCAACGCCATGATGCACTTTCTGGTGGGACTGCCTCGCCTGGTGTTCCTCACGGCGCCGCTGGCCTTCCTGCTGCTGCACGCTTACATCATCTATGCCCCGGCCGTGATGATTCTGCTGTACGTGTTGCCGCACATGATCCATGCCAGCCTGACCAACTCACGGATGCAAGGCGCCTACCGCCAGACATTCTGGGGCGAAGTGTATGAAACGGTACTGGCCTGGTACATCGCGCGCCCGACCACAGTGGCGCTGTTCAGCCCGTCACGGGGCAAATTCAACGTGACGGCCAAAGGCGGCATGATGGAAGAAAACCAGTTCGACTGGCAGACAGCCAAACCGTACCTGGTGTTGTCGGTGCTCAATGTGCTCGGACTGGGTTTTGCTGTCTGGCGAATATTTACCGGGCCCAAGGATGAAATCATCACCATTCTGGTCAGCGTGCTATGGGTGATTTACAACCTGCTGATCATCGGTGCAGCCGTGGCGGTCGCGGCGGAAGTGCGCCAGGTTCGCCACACTCATCGCGTGCAGACCCGCTTGCCCGGCGCCATCAAATTGGCCAACGGGCACAGCTACCCCTGTGAACTGGTGGATTACTCCGATGGCGGGGTTGGCCTGCAAGTCAGCCAGGCGCTGCAGCTCTCCGTGGGGACACCGGTGTCGCTGATTCTCCAGCGCGGCACCCGCGAGTTTGTGTTCCCAGGGATCCTGACACGCTCCAATGAGCTGTTCATGGGCCTGAGCTTTGCCCAGTTGCCGCCAGAACAAAAAATCGAATTCGTTCAATGCACCTTCGGTCGCGCCGATGCCTGGCTCGACCATAACAGCGGGTTCGAAGCCGACAAACCGATCCAGAGCCTGAAGGAAATTCTCGCGCTGGGGGTCAAGGGCTATTACCGCCTTTACGAATACTTGCCTGAATGGATACGCCAGATAGCGCATCCGATCGTTAGCGTCTTTCAGTGGCTGGGCAGCTATTTGCCGCGCATGCCCAAAGCGTCCACCCCTCTTATCTCCCGGCCAGTGAGCAAGTCATGA
- the bcsZ gene encoding cellulose synthase complex periplasmic endoglucanase BcsZ: MRRLAALTLSLSLGSLPLLASAATCSWPAWDSYKQAMMSDDGRIIDRSSPKLITTSEGQSYGLFFALLGNDKQSFARILDWTRNNLAEGNLEAHLPAWLWGRSESGKWQVLDTNNATDADLWIAYSLLEAGRLWQQPAYLALGQNMLWRSAAQSLRKLPGLGLMLLPGDVGFDSPEGWRLNPSYLPPQLLARFAGISPVWAELAANQQRVLIEGSPKGFAPDWLLWKSASGWAPDTQDGSAGDYDAIRVYLWVGMLAKEAVNAQSLQKHFAPMVSLTQTLGHPPETVDALTGKYSGTGPAGFSAAMLPLLASADSPALAVQQARVQQEPPAADAYYNQSLLLFGKGWADQRYRFDKDGQLLPAWANTCKN, translated from the coding sequence ATGCGACGCCTTGCAGCACTGACCTTGTCCTTGTCCCTTGGCAGCCTCCCCTTGCTGGCGAGCGCTGCCACCTGCAGCTGGCCCGCCTGGGACAGCTACAAGCAGGCAATGATGAGTGACGACGGGCGCATCATCGATCGCTCATCGCCAAAGCTGATCACCACTTCGGAGGGGCAGAGCTACGGACTGTTCTTTGCGCTGCTGGGCAATGACAAGCAAAGCTTCGCGCGGATTCTCGACTGGACCCGCAACAACCTGGCCGAAGGCAACCTTGAAGCGCATTTGCCCGCCTGGCTCTGGGGCCGTTCCGAATCGGGCAAATGGCAGGTGCTTGACACCAACAACGCCACCGACGCAGACCTGTGGATTGCCTACAGCCTGCTCGAGGCCGGACGGCTCTGGCAACAGCCGGCGTATCTGGCACTGGGCCAAAACATGCTCTGGCGCAGTGCCGCGCAAAGCCTGCGCAAATTGCCCGGGCTGGGCCTGATGCTGTTGCCCGGCGATGTCGGGTTCGACAGCCCTGAAGGCTGGCGCTTGAACCCCAGCTACCTGCCGCCTCAACTGCTGGCGCGTTTTGCCGGGATTTCACCGGTCTGGGCTGAACTGGCGGCCAACCAGCAGCGCGTGTTGATCGAAGGTTCACCCAAAGGCTTTGCCCCTGACTGGCTGCTCTGGAAGTCCGCATCTGGCTGGGCCCCCGACACCCAGGACGGTAGCGCCGGAGACTATGACGCGATTCGTGTCTACCTGTGGGTTGGCATGTTGGCCAAAGAGGCGGTCAACGCCCAGTCGCTGCAGAAGCACTTTGCGCCGATGGTCAGCCTCACCCAGACCCTGGGCCATCCGCCAGAAACCGTGGATGCACTGACCGGGAAGTACAGCGGCACCGGGCCTGCGGGCTTCTCCGCAGCCATGCTGCCATTGCTCGCCAGTGCCGATTCACCCGCACTCGCCGTCCAGCAGGCGCGCGTGCAGCAGGAACCGCCTGCGGCCGATGCTTATTACAACCAGTCCCTGCTGCTGTTCGGCAAAGGCTGGGCTGACCAACGCTATCGCTTTGACAAGGATGGGCAACTGCTACCGGCGTGGGCAAACACATGCAAAAACTAA
- the bcsQ gene encoding cellulose biosynthesis protein BcsQ, translated as MIALSLRGVRGGVGTSSTLAGLAFALHALGQRVLVVDMCPENALGLHFNLDFAQHAGWARATLDQQPWHQSAWSIESGLCVLPYGELHAHEQDRLDALLLTQPQLWSQRQVALTEGFDWILFDLPQRLPGHAANPRCDFSITVVNADAACHVLLQRQPEPMPLLINRYDVACQLQRDLVLIWQHRYAQTLVPISLHADEAMNEALARREPVGRYAPGSLIAQDVISLASWCLLRGRRPE; from the coding sequence ATGATTGCGTTGAGTCTGCGGGGGGTACGCGGCGGTGTGGGAACCAGTTCAACCCTGGCCGGCCTGGCCTTTGCCCTGCATGCACTGGGTCAAAGAGTGCTGGTAGTCGACATGTGCCCGGAGAACGCCCTGGGCCTGCATTTCAATCTGGATTTTGCGCAACACGCGGGCTGGGCCCGCGCGACCCTCGATCAACAACCCTGGCATCAATCGGCCTGGAGCATCGAATCGGGACTGTGCGTGCTGCCTTACGGTGAACTACATGCCCATGAGCAAGACCGGCTTGATGCGCTGCTGCTGACACAGCCGCAGCTGTGGAGCCAGCGTCAGGTGGCGCTGACCGAGGGGTTTGACTGGATACTGTTTGACCTGCCGCAACGCTTGCCCGGCCACGCCGCAAACCCGCGATGCGACTTTTCCATCACGGTGGTGAACGCGGATGCTGCTTGTCATGTGTTGCTGCAGCGCCAACCTGAACCGATGCCGCTGCTGATCAATCGCTACGACGTCGCCTGCCAGTTGCAACGGGATCTGGTGCTGATCTGGCAACATCGCTATGCGCAAACGCTGGTCCCCATCAGCCTGCATGCCGACGAAGCCATGAACGAAGCCCTGGCCCGACGCGAGCCCGTGGGCCGCTATGCACCGGGCAGCCTGATTGCCCAGGATGTCATCAGCCTTGCCAGCTGGTGCCTGCTGCGCGGCAGGAGGCCTGAATGA
- the bcsC gene encoding cellulose synthase complex outer membrane protein BcsC, with product MAPDSAALRQARSLMKLQDPQSQKDLQQARLLAAAGRPEESAVIFERLFGNDAPDFATALEYLRIRSNIPGQRPKAIQQLKALDAEYPGNIGLRQTLADLLFREQRAPEALAVLQQLASDPQASNAAANREYEYLNTLPVDRRTEQAWQAFIKRYPGSPTTIEANKNLQAQQRLLNDPSWVAGARGKQMIEQSRHPAAAEALLRRAITRYPDDASLYGALGLAQMRQSRYDAAYASFSTARSKEQDTSSISRWQDLMASSHYRMLLAKGDKALERKELAVARSAYQQARKAKPGDADALIGLASVARAEHDDIQAEALLLQARRLEPGNTSAVRALVRLYTAQSPDKAKAFLNNLPASSQKEFAGLRQSLELDKLNQQADAASTRKDWPQVVALLSKIRSLTPDEPWLTYRLANAQREINRPGAADDSFKQLMQLQGQNPQALYAYALYLSGTDRDASALGVLEQLPAAQWSDDMRELDTRLQRNVRVARAESLRKAGQEPEAIAVLLQKATPEDWLTLAGWAQERDDHREAQRLYDLVLQRQPDNTQAQLGHIETLIALQQLEAARQALGRFKPGSDTPLTASDQRRVANAWAAAGEPEKATALYSELLKTPQTDPLIYRDAARLMAPKQPQQALDTYAKSMAAAGLLTPEQAAPRDNRAMTLASREKDNDDWLASSLRSDVDELYQRQNPALHLYTDYGWRSDSASQGTSDTDTRTTILQLDLPVADGTGFIRAEQINMDAGHFDADPDGLVREQYGTCAVAVNRKGTDGPDFSGCADSSQSARGTTLAAGWKNETWNVDIGRTPETFKVSNWLGGVAYSSNFGSLGWTLTGSRRPLSNSILSYSGAVDPNTGVTWGGVTSNGVTLSLSHDEGGVDGVWASFGQHWLRGKNVEDNHKNTAMAGYYYRLVERADERMRTGLTVMYWGYDKDLSEYTLGQGGYYSPQQYFSVGVPLNYAWRTANWSVALESSVGWSYAKTKSNDLYPLSGLNDKILSAVDDAGFKLADGLGQTSGGSSSGIGVRLQGLVERRLSDNLVLGGGVLFQHSEGYAPSRAMLYLRYTFDTWQGNLPLPVQPLVPYADFR from the coding sequence CTGGCCCCTGATTCCGCCGCGCTGCGCCAGGCCCGCAGCCTGATGAAGCTGCAAGACCCACAAAGTCAGAAAGACTTGCAGCAGGCCCGACTGCTTGCAGCCGCAGGCCGGCCCGAAGAGTCTGCGGTGATTTTTGAAAGGCTGTTCGGCAACGACGCTCCGGATTTCGCCACCGCCCTGGAATACCTGCGTATCCGCAGTAACATCCCCGGCCAGCGCCCCAAAGCGATCCAGCAGCTAAAAGCACTGGATGCCGAGTACCCCGGCAATATTGGTCTGCGCCAAACCCTGGCTGACTTGCTGTTCAGAGAGCAACGGGCACCTGAAGCCCTGGCGGTCTTGCAACAACTGGCGAGCGACCCGCAAGCCAGCAACGCGGCGGCCAACCGCGAATACGAGTACCTCAACACGTTGCCGGTGGATCGCCGCACAGAGCAAGCCTGGCAGGCGTTCATCAAACGCTACCCGGGTTCACCGACAACCATCGAAGCCAATAAAAATCTGCAAGCCCAGCAACGTCTGCTCAATGACCCGAGCTGGGTCGCGGGCGCTCGAGGCAAGCAGATGATCGAGCAGTCGCGCCATCCTGCCGCCGCCGAAGCCCTGTTGCGCCGCGCCATTACCCGTTACCCCGATGATGCGAGCCTGTACGGCGCACTGGGGCTGGCCCAAATGCGCCAGAGCCGCTATGACGCAGCCTATGCCTCGTTCAGCACCGCCCGTAGCAAAGAGCAGGACACCTCCTCCATCAGTCGCTGGCAAGACCTGATGGCGTCCAGTCATTACCGAATGCTGTTGGCCAAAGGCGACAAGGCACTGGAACGCAAGGAGCTTGCCGTTGCCCGCAGCGCCTATCAGCAGGCACGCAAAGCCAAACCGGGCGATGCCGATGCGCTGATCGGCCTGGCCAGCGTGGCCCGTGCCGAACACGATGACATCCAGGCCGAAGCCCTGCTGTTGCAGGCCCGCAGACTGGAGCCCGGCAATACCAGCGCCGTGCGCGCACTGGTGCGCCTATACACGGCGCAATCCCCGGACAAGGCCAAGGCGTTCCTCAATAACCTGCCCGCTTCCAGCCAAAAAGAGTTCGCCGGACTGCGCCAAAGCCTGGAGCTCGACAAATTGAATCAGCAGGCCGATGCGGCCAGTACCCGCAAGGACTGGCCACAGGTGGTGGCCCTGCTAAGCAAAATCCGCAGCCTGACCCCCGACGAGCCCTGGCTGACCTACCGCCTGGCCAATGCTCAACGCGAGATCAATCGGCCCGGCGCCGCCGACGACAGCTTCAAGCAACTGATGCAGCTCCAGGGACAGAATCCGCAAGCGCTGTATGCGTATGCGCTCTACCTGTCGGGCACCGATCGTGACGCCAGTGCCCTGGGCGTTCTGGAGCAACTGCCGGCGGCGCAATGGAGCGACGACATGCGCGAGCTCGATACGCGCCTGCAGCGCAACGTGCGGGTAGCACGGGCTGAAAGCTTGCGAAAAGCCGGTCAGGAACCCGAGGCCATTGCCGTGTTGTTGCAAAAAGCCACTCCTGAAGATTGGCTGACCCTGGCCGGCTGGGCCCAGGAGCGTGATGACCACCGCGAAGCGCAGCGCCTGTATGACCTGGTGCTGCAAAGACAGCCCGACAACACGCAGGCCCAACTGGGGCACATCGAAACCCTGATCGCCTTGCAACAGCTTGAGGCCGCTCGCCAGGCCCTTGGCCGCTTCAAGCCTGGCAGCGACACACCACTGACCGCATCCGATCAGCGCCGTGTCGCCAATGCCTGGGCAGCAGCAGGCGAACCGGAAAAAGCCACAGCCCTGTACTCCGAGTTGTTGAAAACGCCGCAGACCGACCCGTTGATCTACCGCGATGCGGCGCGCCTGATGGCGCCCAAACAACCGCAGCAGGCGCTGGACACCTACGCCAAAAGCATGGCCGCCGCTGGTTTGCTCACGCCCGAACAGGCCGCGCCGCGGGACAACCGCGCCATGACCCTGGCCAGCCGCGAGAAGGACAACGACGACTGGCTCGCCAGCAGTCTGCGCAGCGACGTGGATGAGCTGTACCAACGCCAAAACCCGGCGCTGCACCTGTACACCGACTACGGGTGGCGCTCCGACAGCGCATCGCAAGGCACGTCTGATACCGATACCCGGACCACGATCCTGCAGCTGGATTTGCCCGTTGCCGATGGCACGGGTTTCATCCGGGCCGAGCAAATCAACATGGATGCCGGGCACTTCGATGCCGACCCGGATGGCCTGGTGCGTGAGCAATACGGCACCTGTGCGGTTGCGGTCAATCGCAAGGGCACCGACGGCCCTGACTTCTCAGGTTGTGCCGACAGCTCTCAATCCGCTCGCGGCACCACCCTGGCGGCTGGCTGGAAGAACGAGACATGGAATGTAGATATCGGTCGCACACCCGAAACCTTCAAAGTCTCCAACTGGTTGGGCGGTGTTGCCTATAGCAGCAACTTTGGTTCCCTGGGCTGGACCTTGACCGGCTCGCGTCGCCCCTTGAGCAACTCGATCCTGTCCTATTCCGGGGCGGTCGATCCCAATACCGGCGTGACCTGGGGCGGCGTGACGTCCAACGGCGTGACCCTCAGCCTGAGTCACGACGAAGGTGGCGTGGACGGGGTTTGGGCCAGCTTCGGGCAGCACTGGTTGCGGGGCAAGAACGTAGAGGACAACCACAAGAACACCGCCATGGCCGGTTATTACTATCGTCTGGTCGAACGAGCCGACGAACGCATGCGGACCGGCCTGACCGTGATGTATTGGGGGTATGACAAAGACTTGAGCGAGTACACCCTGGGCCAGGGCGGTTATTACAGCCCCCAGCAGTACTTCTCGGTGGGCGTGCCTCTCAACTATGCCTGGCGCACGGCCAATTGGTCGGTGGCACTGGAAAGCTCGGTCGGTTGGTCATATGCCAAAACCAAGTCCAATGACCTGTACCCGCTCAGTGGCCTGAACGACAAAATCCTCAGTGCCGTCGACGATGCCGGCTTCAAGCTGGCTGACGGGCTGGGGCAGACTTCAGGAGGCAGCAGCAGTGGTATCGGCGTGCGCCTGCAAGGGCTGGTAGAGCGCAGGCTGTCAGACAACCTGGTGCTGGGTGGTGGCGTGCTCTTCCAGCACAGTGAAGGCTACGCCCCGAGCCGGGCCATGCTCTACCTGCGCTACACCTTCGACACCTGGCAAGGCAACTTGCCGTTGCCGGTACAACCACTGGTGCCATACGCCGACTTCAGATGA
- the bcsB gene encoding cellulose biosynthesis cyclic di-GMP-binding regulatory protein BcsB has translation MSRSSKNKIFASLALMTFASQLMSAPLPLPGSTSAPLPKPALEQTEQALPSWPVNYTFKQLGRDSDTLLLGINNTEQVEFNLRRDRIASDASLQLSYTASPSLTPTLSHLRVYLNDVLMGVLPIEKDQLGRTTTQKLALDPRLISDFNRVRLEFIGHYTDICEDPANSTLWVNISRSSGITVQEQALSLQNDLAFFPLPFFDPRNSGKLELPFVFAANPTLGEQKAAAILASYFGSQANWRGANFPVLFDTLPAVQSKEAIQPTVVFATNDHRPAFMSDLEKFPAVTAPLVEMIDHPDAPYSKILLVMGRNDEDLAVAAKALALGGHLLRGSRATIDKVETLQPRKPYDAPAWMRTDRPVRFAELIAYPQQLQVNGLQPRPIILDVNLPPDLFVWRNQGIPLRTQFRYTAPSSNDDSRLNISLNDQFMTSLPLLRKDTSSLEELRLAVLSNDSANANDKLIVPSLKIGDRNRLRFDFNFASTLSSAQRDRCQTILPANTQAIIDEDSTIDLSGYHHYISMPDLKAFARSGFPFSRMADMSESIVVVPGKSSPTQISTLLEAVAGISARSGYPAFGLRLSDDWKTASQEDADLLLLGEMAPELRDNPDLSVLLQRQRDMLVQPVGTTRIDANNRRGPSADGRNLPANRVEVTAQAPIAAIVGMQSPTHNQRSIVALLGNDDADYSLLRETLGDSGKLEAIAGSVALIRSSGVYSQLVGDQYFVGNLPWYLLLWYQLSEHPVLLAVLAVISVLLTAFLLWRALSWAANRRLHKDD, from the coding sequence ATGAGTCGTTCATCGAAAAACAAAATATTCGCCAGCCTTGCGCTGATGACCTTCGCTTCACAGCTGATGTCGGCTCCGTTGCCTTTACCGGGCAGCACGTCTGCGCCACTGCCAAAACCTGCCCTTGAGCAAACGGAACAGGCACTGCCCAGCTGGCCGGTGAATTACACGTTCAAACAACTGGGGCGCGACTCAGACACCCTGCTGCTGGGCATCAACAACACTGAGCAAGTGGAGTTCAATCTGCGTCGCGACCGGATCGCCAGTGATGCCAGCCTGCAACTGTCGTATACCGCCTCGCCTTCGCTGACCCCGACCCTCTCTCATCTACGGGTTTACCTCAATGATGTGCTGATGGGGGTGCTGCCCATCGAAAAAGACCAACTGGGGCGGACCACCACGCAAAAACTGGCGCTTGATCCACGGCTGATTTCTGACTTCAACCGGGTTCGCCTGGAATTTATCGGGCATTACACCGATATCTGCGAAGACCCGGCCAACAGCACGTTGTGGGTCAATATCAGCCGCTCCAGCGGAATTACCGTGCAAGAGCAAGCCTTGAGCCTGCAAAACGACCTGGCGTTTTTCCCGCTGCCGTTTTTTGACCCGCGCAACAGCGGCAAGCTGGAGCTGCCGTTCGTGTTCGCCGCCAACCCGACCCTGGGAGAACAAAAAGCCGCGGCGATCCTGGCCTCGTACTTCGGCAGCCAGGCCAACTGGCGCGGAGCGAACTTCCCGGTGCTGTTCGATACCCTGCCGGCCGTGCAAAGCAAAGAAGCGATCCAGCCAACGGTGGTGTTCGCGACCAACGATCACCGTCCGGCCTTTATGAGCGACCTGGAGAAATTCCCCGCCGTGACTGCGCCCCTGGTCGAGATGATCGACCATCCGGATGCGCCTTACAGCAAGATCCTGCTGGTGATGGGCCGCAACGATGAAGACCTCGCCGTCGCAGCCAAGGCCCTTGCCCTGGGTGGACATCTGTTGCGTGGCTCGCGGGCAACCATCGACAAGGTTGAAACACTGCAACCGCGCAAGCCCTACGATGCCCCGGCCTGGATGCGCACCGATCGCCCCGTGCGCTTTGCCGAGCTGATCGCCTACCCGCAGCAACTGCAGGTCAATGGCTTGCAACCACGTCCGATCATCCTCGACGTGAACCTGCCGCCCGACCTGTTTGTCTGGCGCAACCAGGGCATTCCGCTGCGCACCCAGTTTCGCTACACCGCCCCGTCGAGCAACGATGATTCCCGCCTGAACATCAGCCTCAACGACCAGTTCATGACCAGCCTGCCCTTGCTGCGCAAGGACACCAGCAGCCTGGAAGAACTGCGGCTCGCGGTGCTGTCCAACGACTCGGCAAACGCCAATGACAAACTGATCGTGCCCTCGCTGAAAATTGGCGACCGCAACCGTCTGCGCTTTGACTTCAACTTTGCCAGCACCCTGAGCAGTGCCCAGCGCGATCGCTGCCAGACCATTCTGCCGGCCAACACCCAGGCGATCATTGACGAAGACTCCACCATTGATCTTTCCGGCTATCACCACTACATCAGCATGCCCGACCTCAAGGCCTTTGCCCGCAGCGGTTTCCCGTTCAGCCGCATGGCCGACATGTCCGAATCCATCGTGGTGGTACCCGGCAAAAGCTCCCCGACTCAAATCAGCACCTTGCTCGAAGCGGTCGCCGGTATTTCCGCCCGCTCCGGCTATCCGGCCTTCGGCCTGCGCTTGAGCGACGACTGGAAAACCGCCTCGCAAGAAGATGCCGACCTGCTGTTGCTGGGAGAGATGGCACCTGAGCTGCGCGACAACCCTGACCTCAGCGTCCTGTTGCAACGCCAGCGCGACATGTTGGTACAGCCCGTGGGCACTACCCGCATCGATGCCAACAATCGCCGCGGCCCGTCTGCTGATGGCCGCAACCTGCCGGCCAACCGTGTCGAAGTGACCGCTCAGGCTCCGATTGCCGCTATCGTCGGCATGCAGTCCCCCACCCATAATCAGCGCAGCATCGTGGCCCTGCTGGGCAATGACGATGCCGACTACAGCCTGCTGCGCGAAACGCTGGGCGACAGTGGCAAGCTGGAAGCGATTGCAGGCTCCGTGGCCTTGATTCGCAGCAGCGGTGTCTACAGCCAGCTGGTGGGCGATCAGTACTTCGTGGGCAACCTGCCGTGGTACTTGCTGTTGTGGTACCAACTATCAGAGCACCCGGTCCTGCTGGCCGTGCTGGCTGTGATCAGCGTCCTGCTGACTGCGTTCCTGCTGTGGCGTGCCTTGAGCTGGGCAGCCAATCGTCGTCTGCACAAGGATGACTGA